Proteins encoded in a region of the Paenibacillus sp. W2I17 genome:
- a CDS encoding siderophore ABC transporter substrate-binding protein: MRKSISSKLMFIMVAALTLVLAACSSNEPATTDTANTEAKTSDAATTATATTVEITDAHGTVTVPINPTKVVALDNRTFETLSTWGVKLAAAPKDVMPADSPYVADESVQNIGNHREPNLELLASIQPDLVIVGQRFAGYYEDIKKLVPNAAVIDLNIELEETASPGENFVNGLKDATTNLGKVFEKQEEAAQLIADFDKAIEEAKAAYNGEDKIMSVVVSGGNIGFSAPLTGRVWGPLYDIFGWVPALEVDKSSSDHQGDDISVEAIAQSNPDWIFVLDRDAAVSAEEGAVPAQDVIDNSPALQNTTAITQKQIVYAPNDTYTNESIETFLELINNLTKALAKQ, translated from the coding sequence ATGAGAAAGTCTATTTCTTCAAAATTAATGTTTATCATGGTTGCAGCTTTAACTTTAGTATTGGCAGCTTGTTCAAGTAATGAACCTGCTACGACGGATACTGCTAATACAGAGGCTAAAACTTCCGATGCTGCTACTACAGCTACAGCCACAACTGTTGAAATTACGGATGCTCATGGAACGGTAACTGTGCCTATAAATCCAACGAAGGTCGTTGCTCTGGATAACAGAACATTTGAGACTCTGTCCACTTGGGGCGTCAAATTAGCAGCAGCGCCGAAGGATGTAATGCCTGCGGATTCACCATATGTGGCGGATGAATCGGTACAAAATATTGGGAATCACCGCGAACCAAATCTTGAACTTTTGGCATCAATACAGCCTGACCTTGTCATTGTTGGTCAACGATTTGCTGGCTACTATGAAGACATCAAAAAATTAGTACCTAATGCAGCAGTGATCGACCTTAATATTGAGCTTGAAGAAACAGCATCACCTGGAGAAAACTTTGTTAATGGACTTAAAGATGCAACAACCAATTTGGGAAAAGTTTTCGAGAAGCAAGAAGAAGCTGCCCAACTGATTGCTGATTTTGATAAAGCTATTGAAGAAGCTAAGGCTGCTTATAATGGTGAAGATAAAATTATGAGTGTTGTCGTTTCTGGTGGAAACATCGGTTTCTCGGCTCCTCTTACTGGACGTGTGTGGGGACCGTTGTATGATATTTTCGGCTGGGTTCCGGCACTAGAAGTGGACAAATCTTCTTCTGATCATCAAGGGGATGATATTTCTGTTGAAGCGATCGCGCAAAGCAATCCTGATTGGATTTTCGTACTGGATCGGGATGCAGCTGTATCTGCTGAAGAAGGTGCCGTTCCGGCTCAGGACGTTATTGATAACTCACCTGCTCTGCAAAACACCACTGCTATTACTCAAAAACAAATCGTTTATGCTCCAAACGACACGTACACCAATGAATCTATCGAAACTTTCTTGGAGTTGATTAACAACCTTACGAAAGCATTAGCTAAACAGTAA
- the dhaK gene encoding dihydroxyacetone kinase subunit DhaK, with protein MKKIINQAEHVVMEMCNGIALAHPELEFLKKYKVIKRREIQADKVSLISGGGSGHEPAHAGYVGKGMLDAAVCGDVFASPSQIQVYQAIKATASNKGTLLIIKNYSGDMMNFKNAAHLAEEDGIDVQYVRVEDDIAVQDSLYTVGRRGVAGTVLVHKIAGAAAEEGRSLADVKSVAEKAAQNVRSIGFGFTSCTVPAKGTPTFEIAEDEMEFGVGIHGEPGIRREKIVSADELAGRMVEALLADMKLDKDTSAEIAVLVNGFGATPLQELYLLNNSVQRELSQRSGLNVATTFVGNYMTSIDMAGASVTILRLDEELKTLLFKESDTPAFKVSGPPAAQVAYSEALEAVVGEDAPVSYEVETDASAAVIEGNQFSLDNVVYLIDKMGEIIIKNEVPFCELDSHAGDGDFGMSVAKGFRQLKREWNHIINEDKKDIGSFLDACSLVIMEYCGGASGPIWGSAFRAAGKAVGDKQQLNVAEFAEMIHAAVQGIQSTGERSFGRGAVVGDKTLIDALVPCADSWTQSAKSGDDFKTAFAKGAAAAVEGAKKTEDIVARMGRAGAVGDRSLGYPDAGAYALGVIFTELSESMK; from the coding sequence ATGAAGAAAATTATTAACCAGGCCGAACATGTTGTTATGGAAATGTGCAACGGGATTGCGCTTGCACACCCGGAGCTTGAATTTCTGAAAAAATATAAAGTCATCAAACGCAGAGAGATTCAGGCCGATAAAGTCAGCCTAATCAGTGGTGGCGGCAGCGGACATGAACCGGCTCACGCTGGTTATGTGGGTAAAGGCATGCTGGATGCAGCGGTGTGTGGAGATGTATTCGCATCTCCTTCCCAAATCCAGGTGTATCAAGCGATCAAGGCAACAGCCAGCAACAAGGGTACACTCTTGATCATCAAGAACTACAGCGGCGACATGATGAATTTCAAGAATGCAGCGCATCTGGCTGAAGAAGATGGCATCGACGTACAGTATGTACGTGTTGAGGATGACATCGCTGTACAAGACAGCTTGTATACCGTTGGACGTCGCGGCGTTGCCGGAACTGTACTGGTTCACAAGATTGCCGGAGCAGCAGCAGAAGAAGGCCGCAGTCTGGCAGATGTGAAATCCGTTGCCGAGAAAGCAGCTCAGAACGTGCGCAGTATTGGTTTTGGATTCACATCCTGTACCGTACCCGCCAAAGGCACGCCTACATTCGAAATTGCTGAAGATGAGATGGAATTCGGTGTAGGGATTCATGGTGAGCCAGGGATTCGCCGGGAGAAAATCGTATCGGCTGATGAATTGGCAGGACGTATGGTCGAAGCATTGCTCGCAGACATGAAGTTGGATAAGGATACATCCGCTGAGATTGCGGTGCTCGTGAATGGTTTTGGTGCAACGCCACTGCAAGAACTGTACCTGCTCAACAATTCGGTTCAGCGTGAGCTGTCACAGCGTTCAGGCCTCAATGTAGCTACTACGTTTGTAGGCAACTACATGACAAGTATCGATATGGCGGGTGCATCGGTTACGATCCTGAGACTGGATGAGGAACTAAAAACGCTGTTGTTCAAGGAAAGTGATACACCTGCATTTAAAGTATCCGGCCCTCCAGCAGCACAAGTGGCGTATTCCGAAGCGCTGGAAGCTGTTGTGGGTGAAGATGCTCCCGTATCTTACGAAGTGGAGACGGATGCATCAGCTGCGGTCATCGAAGGCAATCAATTTTCACTGGACAATGTCGTCTATCTGATCGATAAAATGGGTGAGATCATCATCAAAAATGAAGTACCGTTCTGTGAACTGGATTCCCATGCCGGTGATGGCGATTTCGGTATGAGTGTGGCAAAAGGCTTCCGCCAGTTGAAACGCGAATGGAATCACATCATTAACGAAGATAAAAAAGACATCGGATCATTCCTTGATGCATGTTCCTTAGTCATCATGGAATATTGTGGCGGCGCATCCGGCCCGATCTGGGGTTCGGCATTCCGTGCGGCTGGCAAAGCAGTAGGGGATAAACAGCAATTAAACGTTGCTGAATTTGCTGAGATGATCCATGCAGCCGTGCAAGGGATTCAGTCCACAGGAGAACGTTCCTTCGGACGTGGCGCCGTGGTAGGCGACAAGACCTTGATTGATGCACTCGTGCCGTGTGCCGATTCCTGGACACAAAGCGCGAAGTCTGGCGATGACTTCAAAACAGCATTTGCCAAAGGTGCCGCAGCAGCCGTTGAAGGTGCGAAGAAAACCGAAGACATCGTGGCACGTATGGGACGTGCAGGCGCCGTCGGCGATCGTAGTCTGGGCTACCCGGATGCTGGCGCGTATGCGCTGGGTGTTATTTTCACAGAATTATCTGAGTCTATGAAATAA
- a CDS encoding glycerol dehydrogenase, which yields MRKAFISPTKYVQGEDELLNLGYFVKSFGESALLIAHPDDVQRVKAKLDATAEKFNITFVESGFKGECSREEVARLQAIAKEKGCDSTIGLGGGKAIDAAKCVAEGEALIICPTIAATDAPTSHSAVLYTPDGSFDDYAYFKQSPSVVLVDTTVIANAPTRFLVSGMGDALSTYFEARATAKSYSRVNASLPMGSREGYTPSAVGTNAALALAKLCYEMLLTDGAKAKVASDSNVVTQALENIVETNILLSGLGFESGGLAAAHAIHNGLTVLEGTHHFFHGEKVSFGTIAQLVLENAPTEELHEVMDFCLEVGLPISLADIGVDTISQEELLKVAEIACIPEESIHAMPFPITVPEVAAAIAAADRMGREYKAARREVK from the coding sequence ATGAGAAAAGCATTTATCAGCCCAACCAAATATGTACAAGGCGAAGACGAGTTGTTGAACCTGGGGTACTTTGTTAAATCTTTTGGAGAATCTGCCTTGCTGATTGCACATCCGGATGATGTACAGCGTGTCAAAGCAAAGCTTGATGCAACAGCGGAGAAATTTAATATTACGTTTGTTGAAAGCGGTTTTAAAGGTGAATGTTCCCGTGAGGAAGTTGCTCGTCTGCAAGCGATCGCAAAGGAAAAAGGATGTGACTCTACCATCGGTCTTGGTGGCGGTAAAGCGATCGATGCTGCGAAATGTGTAGCTGAAGGCGAAGCACTGATTATCTGCCCTACGATTGCGGCAACAGACGCACCGACAAGTCACTCCGCTGTATTGTACACACCGGATGGTTCTTTTGATGACTATGCTTACTTCAAACAAAGCCCAAGTGTGGTTCTCGTTGATACAACAGTCATTGCCAATGCACCAACCCGTTTCCTCGTATCCGGTATGGGAGATGCGCTCTCTACATACTTCGAAGCAAGAGCAACAGCGAAATCCTATTCCCGTGTAAACGCAAGTCTGCCAATGGGTTCCCGCGAAGGATACACACCATCTGCAGTAGGTACCAATGCGGCACTTGCACTGGCAAAACTGTGTTATGAAATGCTGCTGACTGATGGTGCAAAAGCAAAAGTAGCAAGTGACAGTAACGTCGTGACACAAGCCCTGGAAAACATCGTTGAGACCAACATTCTGTTGTCAGGTCTTGGATTCGAAAGTGGCGGTCTGGCCGCAGCACATGCGATTCACAACGGTTTGACTGTTCTGGAAGGCACACATCATTTCTTCCACGGTGAAAAAGTATCATTCGGTACGATTGCACAACTTGTACTCGAAAATGCACCAACCGAAGAGCTGCATGAAGTCATGGACTTCTGTCTTGAAGTGGGACTGCCGATCAGCTTGGCGGATATCGGTGTAGACACGATTAGTCAGGAAGAGTTGTTGAAAGTGGCAGAGATCGCTTGTATTCCGGAAGAATCCATTCACGCTATGCCGTTCCCAATCACTGTTCCTGAAGTGGCTGCTGCCATTGCAGCGGCTGACCGTATGGGTCGTGAGTACAAAGCAGCTCGCCGGGAGGTAAAATAA